Genomic segment of Nitrospirota bacterium:
GAGACAGCCATTGAGAAACTGGAGCCAGACTGTCTCTCAACTTGCTTTATTTTTTGAGGGTAGGCTAAAATTGGATATTACCGTTTAAGGTGATTTCACACTTGACACAGTTTATTGAATATATCCTTTTCCAATTAAGGAAATTTTTTGATTTACCTGTCTTTAATCTCTTACATTATTCTATTTTCTTGTTTTTCATCATATTTAATTTCCATATTATGCTTAAATCTGGTCTATATCTGTTATTTTTATGTTTTAGGCGCACTTCTCCCATCTAAACTCCTTCCATTGTGAGTTGATTCATCTTTTTTAGATTAAAGGCAAAACATAGTAAACTAAAGTGTAAAGCTTTTTTCAGTAATCCTTTGTACCGTACTCTGGTATATCCATAACTGCGTTTCAATGTCCCAAACACTCGTTCTACTGCCGACCTATATATGACCATCGTCCACTTTCGCTTTTGTTAATACCACTCTTCTTATCAGTCCGCTCCTCTGATCTACACTCTCATGTACCTTATAACCATAGTAATTCAGTCTTTTTCCTTTACACGTCCACTGTCAGGATCCACTTTTGACTCTCAGGCTGTCCCATCTACATTCTTGCCAGGTTTTGATACGCTTGCAGATACTATACTGGCATCTATCAAGGTCCCCTTCTCCATTAACCTCAATAAAACACATTCTCAAGAAACAAACCTTTGGCGGGCATGGTTTTACCGGCAAGGGTTCTGTCGCAAGCATTTATTATTTCAATTACTCTTAGCGTATCAACTTTGCCGTAACCGGCATCAACCAAAGTGCCGGCTATGTTTCTGACCATATGGCGAAGAAAGCCACTAGCCGTTATCGTTATTTTTATATAGTTTCCTTCAATAACCGTTCCCAAAAGCTCAACATGTTCCATTAGTGATATGTTTAACGAAAAAATCTCTCTCTCAGTTGTTTTAATGTCAGTGTCAGAGGCGGTAAATGATTTAAAGTCTTTTTTACCGATAAAACACTTTGCCGCATCAGTCATTTTGACAACATCAAGGGGGCGCTTCAGGTGGCAGCAGTACCGATAGAAGAAAGGACTTAGCACCTCTGAGTTACAGATTATGTAGAAGTAGGTTTTAGACTTTGCATCATACTGCGGGTGAAAGCCGGAGTCAACAACAGCGGCAGCGGTTATCTTAATATCCTCAGGGAGAGAGCTGTTCAGGGCTCTCATAAATATGTCAGGGCTATGGTTTGATGATGTGCTAAAAGCGGCAATTTGCCTGAGAGCATGAACTCCGGAATCAGTGCGGCCTGAGCCAATTAACGTGACATTCTCACCGGTTATATCCTCTAAGACGGCTTCAATCGTACCTGCTATGGTTTTACCAATGGGTTGCCTTTGCCAGCCAAGATACTTCGTCCCGTCGTATTGTATCGTCAACCGGATTCTTTTTGACATTTCAGGGAACAGCCGAGTCTGAGTCAACAGGTTTTAAATAAATTTTCAAAAATGGGCGAAGTTCCTCAAAATGGACAAACAAAGAGTCGCGCAGGTCTGACACAGCCTCCTCAGAGCTATTCCCCTCTCCGTACAGGTCAACCTCCAGACACTCTGCAACAAATCTGTCATTTTTTTGCCTTATTGTAAAATGAAATGTTTGTATCATAGGGGTGTGAAGGAATTGTTATCAGGCGTCTTTTATGAGGTCTCAGGGCTGTCTGAACCGCTAGTGCTTGCAGATATGTCGGAGTAATTCTTATAATATGATTGCACTTTTGCGATGTAGTTTTTGGTTTCAGCAGGCATTCTTGACGGGCGTCTTTCAAGATTACCCATACCCCAGTTGTATGCTGCTACGGCTTGAGTGACATTTCCGTCATATCTGTCCAGAAGTTGCCGGAGGTATTTAGTGCCACCCTCGATATTTTCCCTGGGATTAAATGAATTTCTTACACCAAGGTCTCTGGCAGTTGCCGGCATAAGCTGCATAAGTCCTCTTGCTCCGGCTCTGGATACTGCATGGGAGTTGCCTCCGCTTTCGGCTCGCATCACGGCTTTTATCAGAGCTGAGTCCACTCCGTATTTATCTGCCGCCCTCTGTACCACCTCATCGTATTTGTCAACTCGTGAGTTTGGAGCCATTGTGTTAGCGTTAGAGGAGTCGGTTTTACTATCAGCTGGTTTACTGTTATCAACTGTGCCCGGATCTTCTAAAGATTTGTATGACTGCTCAAAATCCTGACGCTTTGCTATATTATTTGACGCAAGCATGGCATCATGGTAAGCATAATCTGACATTGCACTATAGAGCGATGTGGATGCACTGGAGGACTTATTGTCATCTAAACCAATAGAGGGAAGTTGATTCCCTGCAGCCGGCAAAATATTCCTGTTTTGCCCATCATCTTTTGAGGTTGATATGTCAAGGGCTTTAATAAAGGTATTCTTTAGGGTTTCCTGTTGGTTAGGATCAGCGTGTTTATGATTATCGGGCTTTTTATGGGTCATTGCGGTGTGTAAAACCGACCTGAAGTCTTGTCTGCGTCCTAAAGATGACCCGTCAGTTTTTGAAACCAGGTCCTGGCCACTGTCTAAACTTGCATTTATGTTACCAACCATATGTATATTGTTGCAATTATTGTGCCAGCGACTTTTTTTATAAAACCGGCAACCCCAATAAAAATCTTGACTTTTTAAGTGGTAACTGATATGCTTGGTTTAAAGCACGCATAATATACTTATCCATAGTATAAGAGTATTTATGAAGTGTATTGGCTGTTGAGTGTAGTGATGTGGTTTGTATATTTGCAAAGATGAAAGTGAACGAGGGGATGGTCGTTATGGCTTGATTGAGACAGGCTATTTTTGTTTAAGGGAGCAAAAGGTGGATGAAGGGGTACATTGTCTGAGATTGTTTATCTTAATCGTCGTTGGCAATGATTATCCAACTCTATATAAATAAACAAGCAGGAGAAAAAAATTATGAGTATTTCAAAGGAGAATTTAGTTCTGATTGCTCCGGCATCTGCATCGGTAGCAGAGAGTTTTGTTGAGCCATTGAATACTGCGATGGATGAGTTTGAAATTTCTGTGAATAAGAAACGCCAGGCAGCATTTCTTGCTCAAATTTTGTATGAATCTACATCTCTGACACATTTGGAGGAGAATCTCAATTATAATGAAGATGGTTTAAAGAATCACTTTGGCTCGCACTTCAGTCAGGAGGAATTTGCAGTTTTTGCCAGACAGAAAGAAAAAATTGCTAACAGAGTTTATGCTAACAGGATGGGTAATGGTCCTGAGACTTCAGGTGATGGTTATAGATATAGAGGGAGGGGGTTAATTCAACTGACTGGTAAAGACAATTATAAAAAATGTGGAGATGCTTTAGAGTTAGATTTGGTTAAAAATCCTGAATTGTTAAAAGAACCTGTTAGTGCGTGTAGATCGGCAGCCTGGTTTTGGAAAAAACATGGGTTGAACGAATTAGCCGATATAGATCATTTTACAGAAATCACTATTAAAATTAATGGTGGAGAGAATGGTTTAGTTGAAAGAAAAAATTTTTGGGCTAAGGCAAAAGAAGTTTTAAAAAGTTCTTAGAAGTTTGTTTTGGACTGGGGGGTCAAAACCCCTTGCAACAGGGTATTCCCCTCAGGGGAGAGGGTTTAAGGGAGAGGGCAAAGCCCTTTCCCTTATTTACCAAATTTCCTTACGATTTTTTATCTAACTATTTCAACTTGTTTATTAGGAATTTCGCCAAACATCTCAGGTGCATAGAGCGCTTCAACACGGCTTTCGGGCAGCAGGAATGTTCCCTCATTATTATACCTGACCGTATATGTCACACTGAATTTCCCTTTTGGTACGTACCGGTAGTAGGCTTTAAGTCCTTCAAATGAGTTTTCTCTGTAAACCTCATCGGCATAGCCTTGATTTATTGAAGTGTTGGCAGAGGTGGAAAGAATGGCAGAACTCCTTTTTAATCCGCCGCCTAATATTGATGATCCCGCAGGGATTGGGTCAGAGACTACAACCCATGTCATATCACTTTGAGCGTCAATTTCAAGAGTTACACTTGCAACATCGCCCTTTGACCACTTGCCCTGGGTTTTCTGCTGAACCGGCTCCACGGTTTTCTTTATCTGGTATCCGGTTGAAACAGGCTCTTTTAGCGGGATAGCAGCAAGCGATGAGACTGTGACCCACGGAGCTCCTTCACCGCTGTGCACAACTGAAAGAGTATTTCCTTTAACGGTGTTTACATCAGGCCAGCCAAAAGACAAAGTGCCGCCTTTTGAGGTTTTATTAAATTCAATTTTTTTGCTCTTATCCGCTAAGGTAGCCGATGTGGTTCCGGTTACTTTTGTTTTTTCAAATTTAGCCGAAAACTTATCCATCGCCACAACTCCCCATGCGTTAGCTACCGTTGTGCTCCAGTGGCCGTGTTTTAATGACTGCACAGTGCCATTAGCTATTCGTACAACATCCTCTTTCCAGTCATCAAAGGGAAGCACCGTAAGGAGCGCCTTAACCGTGTTGGTATCCGGTGAGGACATAAGCCAAAACAGGTTTTGGTTAGCGTTCGTTGACAGTCCCATTACAGTTCCCTGTATATTCATTTTTGAGCGTAAAATTGTTTTTGCATCTTTCAAGAGCTTATCCCGATTGGCGATGTTTTGTCCCCGTTGCAGGATGTTTATCCAGTCAAGCAGAGCTGAGGTTGGCCACAAGTTAGGCTCAATGGTTATAGGTTTAAGGTAACCAGCTTCAACTGCAGCGTAACGGGAAATAGCCTCAATAGCCGCAAGTTTTCTTATTGATACATCCGCAGTAGGAAGTGACGAGTTCCGTATAACCTTGCCCTCAACAAAATTAGTGAGGGCGCTGAGCATTTGTGATAAAATCGGGGCAGGAATCTTATATTGTGCCTCATTCAATATGGAAATAATGTATGAAGTCAGCACATCGCTACCCTGAAGCATTGTTGGAAAGTATTTTGCAAAGCCTTCTGTATCAAGATATGCGGGGATTGTCTCCATTATCTTGTCTAATGCCTTTTTATCTCTCAGAGCAACGGCTTTCGATATCCTCTGTTCAAGACAGGTGTATGGATAGCTGCTCATAAAATTAGAGACGCCATCAAGCCCATTAGAGAGCTGCCCGGAAACCTTTACATTTATCCCGCCTTTTTCTGAGACGGCACTTGCAGGTTTTTCAACTTGAATGTTATATTTTTTGTCTTTGATTTGAGTAAGGGTTGCCTGAAAAGTCCTCACCCTTACAGCTTCAAGCACTGTGGAGAATTTCTTAAGTTTATCTGAGGCCTTACCAGAAGTCTCTTTAGCCGCAACCTCATAATCAATTCGCTTAACGCCATAAGGAACCGTGATTTCCCAGCCGATATCCTTTGCCTCACCGGGAGCCAACTTCTCAGTTATTTTATTACGAGGGGTATTCCCCGCTTTTCCATCGATCGTTAAGTCTAACCCAACCTCTGCTTCAATAGTATGTTCAGAGCCGTTTCTGATGGTAAAGCCTGCTCTGTACGTGTCCCCTTCACGGACAGTTGGAGGGGTGCCGCCAAATAGGATTAAATCCTGAGACGATTTTATTGTGGTCTCTCCTGTGCCAAAAAGATTAGCGCCGGATGATGCCACAGCAACTATTTTAAAGGAGGTAAGAGAATCATTTAGAGGGATTTCAACATCAGCTTCTCCATTAGCATCAACCTTTACAGTGCCTTTCCAAAAAAGCAGCGTGTCAAAAAGCTCTCTGGTAATTTGTCTTCCTCCGCCACCTCCATGCGGAAGGGCTTTCTTACCGAAGTGGCGCTTACCTACCACCATCATCTGGGCTGTTGAGGTTACAACTTCATATGGGCGCTCGCCCATCATTGACTTTAACAAATCCCAACTGTCGTTTGGATAAAGCTCTAAAAGCCCCTCATCAACAGCCGCCGCAGCCACCTCAGTGCCGGCAGATGCAGGTTTCCCCTCTGGTGTTGCAACCTTTATGTGTACTTTTGCATGACTACGAATCTTATAGGTATCTCTGTCAGCTTTGACCTCTACATTTAACGTGTTAGGGCGCCAGCCAACCCTGATTTTGCTAAGGCCAAACTTATAGGCAGGTTTTCCAGGATCAAACATAAACCCGGGTTTTTCCTCACCTATGCGCCCCCTTACGGCAAATACCGAAACATACACGTTAGGAGTATAGTTATTCTTTACCGGAAGCTCAAACACCGGCTCCTTA
This window contains:
- a CDS encoding glycoside hydrolase family 19 protein; this translates as MSISKENLVLIAPASASVAESFVEPLNTAMDEFEISVNKKRQAAFLAQILYESTSLTHLEENLNYNEDGLKNHFGSHFSQEEFAVFARQKEKIANRVYANRMGNGPETSGDGYRYRGRGLIQLTGKDNYKKCGDALELDLVKNPELLKEPVSACRSAAWFWKKHGLNELADIDHFTEITIKINGGENGLVERKNFWAKAKEVLKSS
- a CDS encoding lytic transglycosylase domain-containing protein; the encoded protein is MTHKKPDNHKHADPNQQETLKNTFIKALDISTSKDDGQNRNILPAAGNQLPSIGLDDNKSSSASTSLYSAMSDYAYHDAMLASNNIAKRQDFEQSYKSLEDPGTVDNSKPADSKTDSSNANTMAPNSRVDKYDEVVQRAADKYGVDSALIKAVMRAESGGNSHAVSRAGARGLMQLMPATARDLGVRNSFNPRENIEGGTKYLRQLLDRYDGNVTQAVAAYNWGMGNLERRPSRMPAETKNYIAKVQSYYKNYSDISASTSGSDSPETS
- the truA gene encoding tRNA pseudouridine(38-40) synthase TruA, which encodes MSKRIRLTIQYDGTKYLGWQRQPIGKTIAGTIEAVLEDITGENVTLIGSGRTDSGVHALRQIAAFSTSSNHSPDIFMRALNSSLPEDIKITAAAVVDSGFHPQYDAKSKTYFYIICNSEVLSPFFYRYCCHLKRPLDVVKMTDAAKCFIGKKDFKSFTASDTDIKTTEREIFSLNISLMEHVELLGTVIEGNYIKITITASGFLRHMVRNIAGTLVDAGYGKVDTLRVIEIINACDRTLAGKTMPAKGLFLENVFY
- a CDS encoding transposase; amino-acid sequence: MVIYRSAVERVFGTLKRSYGYTRVRYKGLLKKALHFSLLCFAFNLKKMNQLTMEGV
- a CDS encoding type II toxin-antitoxin system HicB family antitoxin, whose translation is MIQTFHFTIRQKNDRFVAECLEVDLYGEGNSSEEAVSDLRDSLFVHFEELRPFLKIYLKPVDSDSAVP